GATCATCGCCAGCGTGGTCGGCGCCAATCCGCGCACGTCGCGCGCAACCCAACCCGCGAACCAGGCCGCCGGGATAAAGCCCAGCAGAAAGCCGCCCGTCGGACCCATCAGATAGGCCGGACCGGCGAGTGCGCCCGCAAACACCGGCAGACCCGTCAGACCTTCGGCCAGATAGGCCAGCACCGTCGCGGCGCCGATCCGGCTGCCGAAGCTGTAGCCGATCAAAAGCACGACCATGCTCTGCATCGTCACCGGAACTGGCCAGAACGGCACCTGCACCTTGGCCGACAGGGCCAGCGCCAGGCTACCGCCCGCGATCATGGCCACGGTCTTGGCCAGTGCGGGCAGGCGCGCGACGTCGAGCGAGCGGGAAGCGTTGGTCATGGCGGGTATCCCG
This genomic window from Pirellulales bacterium contains:
- a CDS encoding biotin transporter BioY, which encodes GIPAMTNASRSLDVARLPALAKTVAMIAGGSLALALSAKVQVPFWPVPVTMQSMVVLLIGYSFGSRIGAATVLAYLAEGLTGLPVFAGALAGPAYLMGPTGGFLLGFIPAAWFAGWVARDVRGLAPTTLAMIAAHVLLFVPGVAWLAVSFGWTKALAVGVTPFLLATLLKSGLAAALVSAFQTKAR